The following coding sequences are from one Nicotiana tomentosiformis chromosome 3, ASM39032v3, whole genome shotgun sequence window:
- the LOC104092823 gene encoding putative RING-H2 finger protein ATL21A, with the protein MLTRGLLFACVLLLVTLISSSKAQDISQCVPSSCGDIQIKFPFRLRTDPEHCGRRGYELDCQNNQTVFNYKSRIFDVQEINYRSYSIRLLDPGLNDQRENCTVFPNHRASYDAMTSQIFEWVRVNNDINYVNCLAPINSSQYIPTSFCSKNTTGFSYLVIREILQASDLAGGCRVETVAWSSAPGISSNKSSTLSSTHQGLAYGFELSWKRNLLCRNCDRSRGGECTIEENSDRATCRYWCKEDIHVSKLTFRCKVEYYSVYVLFFGGIGIGGVLALRFLLGIPILIAAVVWQCKRRNLHTSSDEQNC; encoded by the exons ATGTTGACAAGAGGGCTGCTTTTCGCTTGTGTTTTGTTACTTGTGACACTCATAAGCAGTTCTAAAGCGCAGGATATTTCTCAATGTGTCCCTTCTTCCTGCGGTGATATTCAAATAAAATTTCCCTTCCGACTGAGGACTGATCCCGAGCATTGTGGTAGACGCGGATATGAGCTCGATTGCCAGAACAACCAAACCGTGTTCAATTACAAATCCAGAATTTTCGACGTACAGGAAATTAACTACAGAAGCTACTCAATAAGGCTACTTGATCCTGGCCTAAATGATCAGAGAGAAAATTGCACAGTTTTTCCAAATCACAGGGCAAGTTATGATGCCATGACTAGCCAAATCTTTGAATGGGTTCGTGTTAACAATGATATCAACTATGTCAACTGTCTAGCTCCTATCAATTCGTCACAGTATATTCCTACAAGTTTTTGTAGCAAAAATACAACGGGTTTTAGCTACCTTGTCATAAGAGAAATATTGCAAGCTTCGGATTTGGCTGGCGGCTGTAGGGTTGAAACTGTTGCATGGTCCTCTGCTCCAGGCATTTCATCAAACAAGTCGTCTACGTTATCAAGCACACATCAAGGCCTGGCTTATGGGTTTGAGCTTTCTTGGAAGCGTAATCTGTTATGTAGAAATTGCGACCGGAGTCGTGGGGGTGAGTGCACTATTGAAGAAAACAGCGACAGAGCTACTTGTCGTTATTGGTGCAAAGAGGACATTCACGTTTCGAAGCTTACGTTCCGATGCAAAGTCGAGTACTATTCTG TTTATGTATTGTTCTTTGGCGGTATAGGAATAG GTGGAGTTTTGGCGCTAAGATTTCTACTAGGAATTCCAATCTTGATCGCAGCAGTGGTGTGGCAGTGCAAAAGACGGAATTTGCATACATCCTCCGATGAACAGAACTGTTAA
- the LOC104092822 gene encoding rust resistance kinase Lr10-like yields MRMTKILIHLFLHLIFLRVALGQVVTIQDQCLPTRCGDFGPVIRFPFRLKNRHPTNCGYPGFELSCTKDNVTQFKLQFPLQASIKNIDIPISANVSVQEIDYKSQTIRLSELNASCLPGQISNINSSASPFTYDQNSYGGFTLFNCSSNKKYSTSFDRINCLSGPHYDVLAFRSYNSISQFPSSCTKMYNISDVPNEVLFGQPEYSRTQIYLHWSEPFCGNCEADGKYCKLKSNGSGSETECVDIPEDPSKGPSKKVIVASVLGSVFAFMLIILAVYKIIKLKIKKEDQKRIERFLEDYKALRPTRYSYADIKKITEQFKYKVGQGGYGKVYKGKLTNEILVAIKVLNNFKGNGEDFINEVGSIGRIHHVNVVRLVGYCADGYRRALVYEYLQNDTLQKIISSGNERGSSLGWEKMQQIAVGIAKGIEYLHQGCNQRIVHFDIKPHNILLDQDFNPKVADFGLAKLCSKEQSAVSMTAARGTIGYIAPEVFSRNYGNVSYKADIYSFGMLLLDMIGGRKKFDAANEQNSSSQIYYPEWMYKQLEKGEEIEIQIDNEDDSSTIKKLAIAGLWCIQWYPADRPSMKVVIQMLEAEGVPVMPPNPFGSMNLSNTRTTAEASQLSSELGSSFETGTSSN; encoded by the exons ATGAGAATGACCAAAATCCTAATTCACTTGTTTCTGCATCTAATATTCTTGAGAGTAGCTCTAGGACAAGTAGTAACAATCCAAGATCAATGCTTGCCAACAAGATGTGGCGATTTCGGTCCAGTAATTCGGTTCCCTTTTCGTCTTAAAAATCGTCACCCAACCAACTGTGGCTACCCTGGTTTCGAATTATCTTGTACCAAAGACAATGTTACTCAATTCAAGCTCCAATTTCCATTGCAGGCATCTATCAAGAACATTGACATTCCAATATCAGCCAATGTTTCTGTTCAGGAAATTGATTACAAGTCACAGACAATAAGATTATCAGAACTCAATGCTTCGTGTCTTCCCGGGCAGATTTCAAACATAAACTCGTCTGCTTCGCCGTTTACTTATGATCAGAACTCATATGGTGGCTTCACTTTATTCAATTGTTCCTCAAATAAGAAGTACTCAACGTCTTTTGATCGGATCAACTGCCTTAGCGGCCCTCATTATGACGTCCTTGCCTTTCGATCTTACAATAGTATCTCTCAGTTTCCATCTTCTTGTACAAAGATGTACAACATTTCAGATGTTCCAAACGAGGTACTTTTCGGGCAACCAGAATATAGTCGCACCCAGATTTATTTGCATTGGTCCGAACCATTTTGTGGGAATTGTGAAGCTGATGGGAAGTACTGCAAGTTGAAATCCAACGGTTCAGGCAGTGAAACCGAATGTGTTGACATTCCAGAAGATCCTAGCAAAG GACCGTCAAAGAAAGTTATTGTCGCAAGTGTACTAGGTAGtgtgtttgccttcatgttaatCATTTTAGCAGTGTACAAAATTATCAAattgaaaataaagaaagaggaTCAGAAAAGGATTGAGAGGTTTTTAGAGGATTATAAAGCTCTGAGACCCACAAGATACAGTTATGCAGATATTAAGAAGATAACAGAGCAATTCAAGTATAAAGTAGGTCAAGGAGGTTATGGAAAAGTATACAAAGGGAAGCTAACCAATGAAATTCTTGTTGCAATTAAGGTCCTTAACAATTTCAAGGGCAATGGCGAAGACTTCATTAATGAAGTGGGCAGCATAGGCAGAATTCACCATGTGAATGTTGTGCGCTTAGTAGGATATTGTGCTGATGGTTACAGACGAGCTCTTGTGTATGAATATTTACAAAACGACACGCTTCAAAAGATCATATCATCCGGGAATGAAAGAGGGTCATCACTAGGTTGGGAAAAGATGCAACAAATAGCAGTAGGAATCGCCAAAGGTATCGAGTATTTACATCAAGGGTGCAATCAAAGAATTGTACATTTTGATATTAAGCCTCATAATATCTTGCTAGACCAAGATTTCAATCCGAAAGTTGCAGATTTTGGGCTGGCAAAGTTGTGTTCCAAGGAACAAAGTGCTGTATCAATGACTGCTGCTCGAGGCACCATTGGCTATATCGCTCCTGAAGTGTTCTCTAGGAACTATGGAAATGTGTCATATAAAGCAGATATTTATAGTTTTGGAAtgctgttgcttgatatgattgGTGGAAGGAAGAAATTTGATGCTGCAAATGAGCAGAACAGTAGCAGTCAGATTTACTACCCCGAGTGGATGTACAAACAACTGGAGAAAGGAGAAGAAATAGAAATCCAAATTGACAATGAAGATGACAGCAGCACAATCAAGAAACTAGCAATAGCAGGACTTTGGTGCATTCAATGGTATCCAGCAGATAGGCCATCCATGAAAGTTGTGATTCAAATGCTAGAAGCAGAAGGCGTTCCCGTCATGCCACCTAATCCTTTCGGTTCAATGAATTTGTCAAACACGAGGACTACTGCAGAGGCAAGCCAATTGAGCAGTGAGCTTGGAAGCAGTTTTGAAACTGGTACAAGTTCGAATTGA
- the LOC104092820 gene encoding rust resistance kinase Lr10-like isoform X1 has product METRRTNKTNSARLIIDDWILTSLPYSSHHTSHQCSLVPSADMMLERRLWIATLIVIICTTIVKAQNVTHCTSSCGDIHNISFPFRLKADPHNCGDSRFELDCQNNRTVISLSTFISSDAGIYNVLEINYDNFIIRAIDPGVEHQISRNCTTSPNNFRMFAPTASAFDSISSNRPILYVNCLATVKSSSYVETTFCGSQNKTTTTSSQSHSYLTTGQDMTISDLAENCSVEMVAWTSARGLSVDNNSLSSIHAALTDGFELSWKRAFTCRECEARGAFCSEDDGYSCSNPCYSYWVMERIPLPCRLSHNGVLTTIYVGSATFSILSLRSLFGLVFLIALIVYKWRRQHLSMYQSIEDFLQIQSNFVPIKYSYSEIKKMTNKFKEKLGEGAYGTVFKGKLRSGPFVAVKMMHKSMTSGQEFISEVSTIGRIHHVNVVQLIGFCVEGSKRALVYEFMPNGSLDKYIFLQEGIVSLSYKQMFDISLGVARGVEYLHRGCDMQILHFDIKPHNILLDENFSPKISDFGLAKLYPTDDSIVSLTAARGTMGYMAPELFYKNIGGISYKADVYSYGMLLMEMAGRRKNMSPFADHLSQIYFPTWVYDQFDLGNDIEIQDATDEERSMVKKMMIVALWCIQMKPADRPAMNKVVEMLEGDDELLQEPPRPFIAPREINAGDVTETIRISCDILGG; this is encoded by the exons ATGGAGACGCGCAGAACAAATAAAACAAACAGTGCACGGCTAATCATAGACGACTGGATTTTGACTTCCTTACCATATAGTTCACATCACACATCACATCAGTGTAGCCTCGTTCCATCTGCAGATATGATGTTGGAAAGACGACTCTGGATTGCTACTCTTATAGTAATAATTTGCACAACCATTGTTAAAGCCCAAAATGTTACTCACTGTACTTCTTCTTGCGGTGATATTCATAACATCAGCTTTCCTTTTCGATTGAAAGCTGATCCCCACAACTGTGGTGATTCAAGGTTCGAGCTCGATTGCCAGAACAACCGTACTGTCATAAGTTTGAGTACTTTCATAAGTTCGGACGCAGGAATATATAACGTGCTAGAAATCAACTATGATAATTTCATTATCAGAGCAATTGACCCTGGTGTGGAGCATCAAATTAGCAGGAACTGCACTACTTCTCCCAATAACTTCCGCATGTTTGCTCCTACCGCCTCAGCTTTTGACAGTATTAGTTCGAACCGTCCCATTCTTTATGTCAATTGTTTAGCCACTGTAAAGTCTTCCAGCTATGTGGAGACTACTTTCTGTGGTTCACAGAACAAGACTACTACTACTTCTTCTCAGAGTCATAGCTATCTCACCACTGGACAGGACATGACGATTTCGGATTTGGCAGAGAATTGCAGCGTTGAAATGGTTGCCTGGACTTCAGCCCGGGGACTTTCAGTGGATAATAATTCTCTATCGAGCATTCATGCGGCACTGACAGATGGGTTTGAACTTTCTTGGAAACGTGCCTTTACGTGCAGAGAATGTGAAGCGAGAGGAGCCTTCTGTTCTGAAGACGACGGTTATAGTTGCAGCAACCCCTGCTATAGCTACTGGGTGATGGAGAGAATTCCCCTCCCTT GTCGCCTCTCCCACAATGGTG TTCTTACAACAATATACGTTGGAAGTGCTACAT TTTCAATTCTGTCATTGCGCTCTCTCTTTGGATTGGTTTTCCTGATTGCATTAATAGTGTACAAATGGAGAAGACAACACTTATCTATGTACCAATCAATTGAAGACTTCCTGCAAATCCAGAGCAACTTTGTGCCAATTAAGTATTCCTACTCTGAGATTAAGAAGATGACTAATAAATTCAAGGAAAAACTTGGTGAAGGAGCCTATGGAACTGTCTTTAAAGGAAAGCTACGCAGTGGTCCTTTTGTTGCAGTGAAGATGATGCACAAATCTATGACTAGTGGGCAAGAATTTATCAGTGAAGTTTCCACAATTGGAAGGATTCATCATGTTAATGTTGTGCAGCTCATTGGATTCTGTGTTGAGGGCTCGAAACGTGCTTTGGTATATGAGTTCATGCCTAATGGTTCCTTAGACAAGTACATATTTCTGCAAGAAGGAATTGTTTCCTTGAGTTACAAACAAATGTTCGATATATCTCTAGGAGTTGCCCGTGGGGTAGAATACCTACATCGGGGCTGTGACATGCAGATCTTACATTTTGATATTAAGCCACATAACATTCTTCTTGACGAAAATTTCAGCCCCAAAATATCTGACTTTGGGCTTGCCAAATTGTATCCAACAGATGATAGTATAGTGAGCCTAACTGCAGCAAGAGGGACAATGGGTTACATGGCTCCAGAGttgttttacaaaaatattggagGAATCTCATACAAAGCCGATGTATATAGTTATGGAATGTTGTTGATGGAAATGGCAGGCAGAAGAAAGAACATGAGCCCATTTGCCGACCACTTAAGCCAGATTTACTTTCCTACCTGGGTTTACGACCAATTCGATTTAGGAAATGACATAGAGATACAGGATGCCACCGATGAAGAAAGGAGCATGGTAAAGAAGATGATGATTGTGGCATTGTGGTGCATACAGATGAAGCCGGCTGATCGTCCTGCAATGAACAAAGTTGTTGAAATGCTTGAAGGAGATGATGAACTCCTACAGGAGCCCCCAAGACCTTTTATAGCTCCCCGTGAGATTAATGCTGGAGATGTTACTGAGACAATAAGAATATCCTGTGACATTCTAGGTGGTTAA
- the LOC104092820 gene encoding rust resistance kinase Lr10-like isoform X3, producing the protein METRRTNKTNSARLIIDDWILTSLPYSSHHTSHQCSLVPSADMMLERRLWIATLIVIICTTIVKAQNVTHCTSSCGDIHNISFPFRLKADPHNCGDSRFELDCQNNRTVISLSTFISSDAGIYNVLEINYDNFIIRAIDPGVEHQISRNCTTSPNNFRMFAPTASAFDSISSNRPILYVNCLATVKSSSYVETTFCGSQNKTTTTSSQSHSYLTTGQDMTISDLAENCSVEMVAWTSARGLSVDNNSLSSIHAALTDGFELSWKRAFTCRECEARGAFCSEDDGYSCSNPCYSYWVMERIPLPFSILSLRSLFGLVFLIALIVYKWRRQHLSMYQSIEDFLQIQSNFVPIKYSYSEIKKMTNKFKEKLGEGAYGTVFKGKLRSGPFVAVKMMHKSMTSGQEFISEVSTIGRIHHVNVVQLIGFCVEGSKRALVYEFMPNGSLDKYIFLQEGIVSLSYKQMFDISLGVARGVEYLHRGCDMQILHFDIKPHNILLDENFSPKISDFGLAKLYPTDDSIVSLTAARGTMGYMAPELFYKNIGGISYKADVYSYGMLLMEMAGRRKNMSPFADHLSQIYFPTWVYDQFDLGNDIEIQDATDEERSMVKKMMIVALWCIQMKPADRPAMNKVVEMLEGDDELLQEPPRPFIAPREINAGDVTETIRISCDILGG; encoded by the exons ATGGAGACGCGCAGAACAAATAAAACAAACAGTGCACGGCTAATCATAGACGACTGGATTTTGACTTCCTTACCATATAGTTCACATCACACATCACATCAGTGTAGCCTCGTTCCATCTGCAGATATGATGTTGGAAAGACGACTCTGGATTGCTACTCTTATAGTAATAATTTGCACAACCATTGTTAAAGCCCAAAATGTTACTCACTGTACTTCTTCTTGCGGTGATATTCATAACATCAGCTTTCCTTTTCGATTGAAAGCTGATCCCCACAACTGTGGTGATTCAAGGTTCGAGCTCGATTGCCAGAACAACCGTACTGTCATAAGTTTGAGTACTTTCATAAGTTCGGACGCAGGAATATATAACGTGCTAGAAATCAACTATGATAATTTCATTATCAGAGCAATTGACCCTGGTGTGGAGCATCAAATTAGCAGGAACTGCACTACTTCTCCCAATAACTTCCGCATGTTTGCTCCTACCGCCTCAGCTTTTGACAGTATTAGTTCGAACCGTCCCATTCTTTATGTCAATTGTTTAGCCACTGTAAAGTCTTCCAGCTATGTGGAGACTACTTTCTGTGGTTCACAGAACAAGACTACTACTACTTCTTCTCAGAGTCATAGCTATCTCACCACTGGACAGGACATGACGATTTCGGATTTGGCAGAGAATTGCAGCGTTGAAATGGTTGCCTGGACTTCAGCCCGGGGACTTTCAGTGGATAATAATTCTCTATCGAGCATTCATGCGGCACTGACAGATGGGTTTGAACTTTCTTGGAAACGTGCCTTTACGTGCAGAGAATGTGAAGCGAGAGGAGCCTTCTGTTCTGAAGACGACGGTTATAGTTGCAGCAACCCCTGCTATAGCTACTGGGTGATGGAGAGAATTCCCCTCCCTT TTTCAATTCTGTCATTGCGCTCTCTCTTTGGATTGGTTTTCCTGATTGCATTAATAGTGTACAAATGGAGAAGACAACACTTATCTATGTACCAATCAATTGAAGACTTCCTGCAAATCCAGAGCAACTTTGTGCCAATTAAGTATTCCTACTCTGAGATTAAGAAGATGACTAATAAATTCAAGGAAAAACTTGGTGAAGGAGCCTATGGAACTGTCTTTAAAGGAAAGCTACGCAGTGGTCCTTTTGTTGCAGTGAAGATGATGCACAAATCTATGACTAGTGGGCAAGAATTTATCAGTGAAGTTTCCACAATTGGAAGGATTCATCATGTTAATGTTGTGCAGCTCATTGGATTCTGTGTTGAGGGCTCGAAACGTGCTTTGGTATATGAGTTCATGCCTAATGGTTCCTTAGACAAGTACATATTTCTGCAAGAAGGAATTGTTTCCTTGAGTTACAAACAAATGTTCGATATATCTCTAGGAGTTGCCCGTGGGGTAGAATACCTACATCGGGGCTGTGACATGCAGATCTTACATTTTGATATTAAGCCACATAACATTCTTCTTGACGAAAATTTCAGCCCCAAAATATCTGACTTTGGGCTTGCCAAATTGTATCCAACAGATGATAGTATAGTGAGCCTAACTGCAGCAAGAGGGACAATGGGTTACATGGCTCCAGAGttgttttacaaaaatattggagGAATCTCATACAAAGCCGATGTATATAGTTATGGAATGTTGTTGATGGAAATGGCAGGCAGAAGAAAGAACATGAGCCCATTTGCCGACCACTTAAGCCAGATTTACTTTCCTACCTGGGTTTACGACCAATTCGATTTAGGAAATGACATAGAGATACAGGATGCCACCGATGAAGAAAGGAGCATGGTAAAGAAGATGATGATTGTGGCATTGTGGTGCATACAGATGAAGCCGGCTGATCGTCCTGCAATGAACAAAGTTGTTGAAATGCTTGAAGGAGATGATGAACTCCTACAGGAGCCCCCAAGACCTTTTATAGCTCCCCGTGAGATTAATGCTGGAGATGTTACTGAGACAATAAGAATATCCTGTGACATTCTAGGTGGTTAA
- the LOC104092820 gene encoding rust resistance kinase Lr10-like isoform X2: METRRTNKTNSARLIIDDWILTSLPYSSHHTSHQCSLVPSADMMLERRLWIATLIVIICTTIVKAQNVTHCTSSCGDIHNISFPFRLKADPHNCGDSRFELDCQNNRTVISLSTFISSDAGIYNVLEINYDNFIIRAIDPGVEHQISRNCTTSPNNFRMFAPTASAFDSISSNRPILYVNCLATVKSSSYVETTFCGSQNKTTTTSSQSHSYLTTGQDMTISDLAENCSVEMVAWTSARGLSVDNNSLSSIHAALTDGFELSWKRAFTCRECEARGAFCSEDDGYSCSNPCYSYWVMERIPLPCRLSHNGVSILSLRSLFGLVFLIALIVYKWRRQHLSMYQSIEDFLQIQSNFVPIKYSYSEIKKMTNKFKEKLGEGAYGTVFKGKLRSGPFVAVKMMHKSMTSGQEFISEVSTIGRIHHVNVVQLIGFCVEGSKRALVYEFMPNGSLDKYIFLQEGIVSLSYKQMFDISLGVARGVEYLHRGCDMQILHFDIKPHNILLDENFSPKISDFGLAKLYPTDDSIVSLTAARGTMGYMAPELFYKNIGGISYKADVYSYGMLLMEMAGRRKNMSPFADHLSQIYFPTWVYDQFDLGNDIEIQDATDEERSMVKKMMIVALWCIQMKPADRPAMNKVVEMLEGDDELLQEPPRPFIAPREINAGDVTETIRISCDILGG, from the exons ATGGAGACGCGCAGAACAAATAAAACAAACAGTGCACGGCTAATCATAGACGACTGGATTTTGACTTCCTTACCATATAGTTCACATCACACATCACATCAGTGTAGCCTCGTTCCATCTGCAGATATGATGTTGGAAAGACGACTCTGGATTGCTACTCTTATAGTAATAATTTGCACAACCATTGTTAAAGCCCAAAATGTTACTCACTGTACTTCTTCTTGCGGTGATATTCATAACATCAGCTTTCCTTTTCGATTGAAAGCTGATCCCCACAACTGTGGTGATTCAAGGTTCGAGCTCGATTGCCAGAACAACCGTACTGTCATAAGTTTGAGTACTTTCATAAGTTCGGACGCAGGAATATATAACGTGCTAGAAATCAACTATGATAATTTCATTATCAGAGCAATTGACCCTGGTGTGGAGCATCAAATTAGCAGGAACTGCACTACTTCTCCCAATAACTTCCGCATGTTTGCTCCTACCGCCTCAGCTTTTGACAGTATTAGTTCGAACCGTCCCATTCTTTATGTCAATTGTTTAGCCACTGTAAAGTCTTCCAGCTATGTGGAGACTACTTTCTGTGGTTCACAGAACAAGACTACTACTACTTCTTCTCAGAGTCATAGCTATCTCACCACTGGACAGGACATGACGATTTCGGATTTGGCAGAGAATTGCAGCGTTGAAATGGTTGCCTGGACTTCAGCCCGGGGACTTTCAGTGGATAATAATTCTCTATCGAGCATTCATGCGGCACTGACAGATGGGTTTGAACTTTCTTGGAAACGTGCCTTTACGTGCAGAGAATGTGAAGCGAGAGGAGCCTTCTGTTCTGAAGACGACGGTTATAGTTGCAGCAACCCCTGCTATAGCTACTGGGTGATGGAGAGAATTCCCCTCCCTT GTCGCCTCTCCCACAATGGTG TTTCAATTCTGTCATTGCGCTCTCTCTTTGGATTGGTTTTCCTGATTGCATTAATAGTGTACAAATGGAGAAGACAACACTTATCTATGTACCAATCAATTGAAGACTTCCTGCAAATCCAGAGCAACTTTGTGCCAATTAAGTATTCCTACTCTGAGATTAAGAAGATGACTAATAAATTCAAGGAAAAACTTGGTGAAGGAGCCTATGGAACTGTCTTTAAAGGAAAGCTACGCAGTGGTCCTTTTGTTGCAGTGAAGATGATGCACAAATCTATGACTAGTGGGCAAGAATTTATCAGTGAAGTTTCCACAATTGGAAGGATTCATCATGTTAATGTTGTGCAGCTCATTGGATTCTGTGTTGAGGGCTCGAAACGTGCTTTGGTATATGAGTTCATGCCTAATGGTTCCTTAGACAAGTACATATTTCTGCAAGAAGGAATTGTTTCCTTGAGTTACAAACAAATGTTCGATATATCTCTAGGAGTTGCCCGTGGGGTAGAATACCTACATCGGGGCTGTGACATGCAGATCTTACATTTTGATATTAAGCCACATAACATTCTTCTTGACGAAAATTTCAGCCCCAAAATATCTGACTTTGGGCTTGCCAAATTGTATCCAACAGATGATAGTATAGTGAGCCTAACTGCAGCAAGAGGGACAATGGGTTACATGGCTCCAGAGttgttttacaaaaatattggagGAATCTCATACAAAGCCGATGTATATAGTTATGGAATGTTGTTGATGGAAATGGCAGGCAGAAGAAAGAACATGAGCCCATTTGCCGACCACTTAAGCCAGATTTACTTTCCTACCTGGGTTTACGACCAATTCGATTTAGGAAATGACATAGAGATACAGGATGCCACCGATGAAGAAAGGAGCATGGTAAAGAAGATGATGATTGTGGCATTGTGGTGCATACAGATGAAGCCGGCTGATCGTCCTGCAATGAACAAAGTTGTTGAAATGCTTGAAGGAGATGATGAACTCCTACAGGAGCCCCCAAGACCTTTTATAGCTCCCCGTGAGATTAATGCTGGAGATGTTACTGAGACAATAAGAATATCCTGTGACATTCTAGGTGGTTAA
- the LOC138908144 gene encoding uncharacterized protein has translation MLRQRHLKELLSDKEKTNFAKGREHQGPPKPPSPARTINMIIGGDDDASINGVKSTTTHKLKRSIIRERHDRLKENIIFDESDADNLTFPHNDAIVITLRILDTDLKCIMVDDGSGACIIHPRVLIQMILEDKIVSRCIMLTSFNNAVERMSGEITLPVLTGGVTLETRSHIMDQATAYNALVG, from the coding sequence ATGTTGAGGCAAAGACACCTCAAAGAGTTGTTAAGCGACAAGGAGAAAACCAACTTCGCCAAAGGACGTGAACACCAAGGTCCACCGAAACCACCATCACCAGCTCGTACTATCAACATGATTATCGGCGGTGACGATGACGCCTCCATCAACGGCGTGAAGTCCACCACCACTCACAAGCTCAAGCGGTCTATCATCCGTGAACGACACGATAGACTCAAAGAAAATATCATCTTCGACGAGTCGGATGCCGACAATTTGACTTTTCCTCATAATGATGCCATCGTTATTACTTTACGCATTCTAGATACTGATTTAAAATGCATCATGGTGGACGATGGAAGTGGAgcatgcattatccatccccgagtcctcATCCAAATGatactcgaggataagatagtgtcgcgTTGCATCATGCTAACCAGCTTTAATAATGCAGTTGAACGGATGTCCGGAGAAATTACACTCCCCGTCTTGACTGGCGGCGTGACTTTGGAGACGAGATCCCACATTATGGACCAGGCCACCGCGTATAATGCCCTTGTGGGATGA
- the LOC138908145 gene encoding uncharacterized protein, which yields MLRQRHLKELLSDKEKTNFAKGREHQGPPKLPSPARTINMIIGGDDDASINGVKSTTTHKLKRSIIRERHDRLKENIIFNESDADNLTFPHNDAIVITLRILDTDLKCIMVDDGSGACIIHPRVLI from the coding sequence ATGTTGAGGCAAAGACACCTCAAAGAGTTGTTAAGCGACAAGGAGAAAACCAACTTCGCCAAAGGACGTGAACACCAAGGTCCGCCGAAACTACCATCACCAGCTCGTACTATCAACATGATTATCGGCGGCGACGACGACGCCTCTATCAACGGCGTGAAGTCCACCACCACTCACAAGCTCAAGCGGTCTATCATCCGCGAACGACACGATAGACTCAAAGAAAATATCATCTTCAACGAGTCGGATGCCGACAATTTGACTTTTCCTCATAATGATGCCATCGTTATTACTTTACGCATTCTAGATACTGATTTAAAATGCATCATGGTGGACGATGGAAGTGGAgcatgcattatccatccccgagtcctcATCTAA